ATCTGAAAAGTTGTCTATTCGTAAATTGGTCAGGCAATCATGCGCACATTGACACTGCGAAAGGGCTGCCACCGCGCAACCTTCACACACTCTACACCTTGAGGCCACGCCCTCACACCGCTAATGCTCTGATCAACAGGAGCGTCACCCATGTCTATCAATAGCTTTGGCCATCTTTTCCGCGTCACCACTTGGGGTGAAAGCCACGGACCCGCCCTTGGGGCGACGGTTGATGGTTGTCCTCCAGGCGTTCCCGTGGATGCAGAAATGATCCAGCACTGGCTTGATAAACGCAAACCAGGACAGAACAAATACACCACCCAACGGCGCGAGGCGGACGAGGTGCGCATACTTTCGGGTGTTTTTGAGGGCGTCACCACTGGCACGCCTATCCAGCTGATGATCGAGAACACAGATCAACGCTCCAAAGACTACGGCGACATCAAGGACAAGTTCCGCCCAGGTCACGCCGACATCACCTATTTCCAGAAATACGGCATCCGCGACTATCGCGGTGGCGGACGGTCCTCTGCGCGTGAGACGGCTAGCCGTGTCGCAGCCGGTGGCCTTGCCCGTGAAGCGATCAAGGCGATGGTGCCCGATATGCAAATCACCGGTTACATGGTGCAGATGGGGCCGCACAAAATTGATCGCGATGCGTTTGATTGGAACCAGATAGAACAAAACCCCTTTTGGGTGCCAGATGCCAAAGCTGCGACCGATTGGGCCAGCTACCTCGACGGGCTGCGCAAGTCCGGTTCATCCGTGGGTGCCGTCATCGAAGTGACCGCGCGCAATGTACCTGCCGGTCTGGGTGCGCCCGTTTACGGCAAACTAGACACCGATCTTGCCGCTGCAATGATGTCAATCAATGCTGTCAAAGGTGTTGAAATCGGCGAAGGCATGTCAGCGGCGATGCTCACAGGCGAGTTGAACGCAGACGAGATCTACATTGGCAACGATGGCCAGCCCCGTTATTCGTCAAATCACGCCGGCGGTATTCTGGGCGGCATCAGCACAGGGCAGGACATTGTTGTGCGCTTTGCGGTGAAACCCACGTCCAGCATCCTAACTACCCGCAAGACAATCACCAAAACCGGTGAAGAGACCGAGATCATCACCAAGGGCCGTCACGACCCTTGTGTCGGCATCCGCGCGGTGCCCGTTGGCGAAGCGATGATGGCCTGCACTCTGCTAGACCATATGCTGCTGCATCGGGGACAGGTCGGGACAAATCGCGGGCACATCGGCTGAAGCCTCTGGAAACTATCAAAGTTTCCACCCGTTTTCTGAAAAAGAAATCATGACTGCCTTGCACTCCCCTGATCAGAGGAGCATTAAAACCGCATGGCCAAACCCCTCACCCAGAATAGACCGGGACGCGCAATCGCGCTGAAAACTGCTGCTGTTTTTCTCTTTATGGTGATGGCGGCATTGATCAAATCAGCATCCGACGCTGTGCCGCCGGGGCAGGCTGTGTTTTTCCGCTCTCTCTTTGCGATGCCGATCATCTGGCTTTGGCTGTGGCAGTCGGGCCACCTGCATGACGGCTTCAAAGCAAATAACATTCTAGGCCATGTCTGGCGCGGCCTGTTCGGCACGACTGCGATGGGGCTTACCTTTGCGGGGCTTGCCTTGCTCCCCCTACCGGAGGTGACAGCTATCGGATACGCGACCCCGATGTTTACGGTCCTGTTTGCTGCGATGTTCTTGGGTGAACGTGTGCGTCTGTTCCGCCTTTCTGCTGTGGCCCTTGGGCTGGTTGGTGTGATGATTGTTCTAGCTCCGCGCCTGTCCTTTGATCAAAGCTATTCTACGGCGGCGACCATGGGCGCGCTTATGGTGCTTGGAGCATCCGTCCTACGGGCTCTGGTCCAGATTCATGTGCGCCGTCTGGTCCAGACCGACAGCACCAGTGCCATCGTCTTTTACTTTTCGCTGACCGCCACGGTTGTCTCGCTGCTTAGCCTTCCGGTCGGTTGGCT
The Sulfitobacter noctilucicola genome window above contains:
- the aroC gene encoding chorismate synthase, yielding MSINSFGHLFRVTTWGESHGPALGATVDGCPPGVPVDAEMIQHWLDKRKPGQNKYTTQRREADEVRILSGVFEGVTTGTPIQLMIENTDQRSKDYGDIKDKFRPGHADITYFQKYGIRDYRGGGRSSARETASRVAAGGLAREAIKAMVPDMQITGYMVQMGPHKIDRDAFDWNQIEQNPFWVPDAKAATDWASYLDGLRKSGSSVGAVIEVTARNVPAGLGAPVYGKLDTDLAAAMMSINAVKGVEIGEGMSAAMLTGELNADEIYIGNDGQPRYSSNHAGGILGGISTGQDIVVRFAVKPTSSILTTRKTITKTGEETEIITKGRHDPCVGIRAVPVGEAMMACTLLDHMLLHRGQVGTNRGHIG
- a CDS encoding DMT family transporter — its product is MAKPLTQNRPGRAIALKTAAVFLFMVMAALIKSASDAVPPGQAVFFRSLFAMPIIWLWLWQSGHLHDGFKANNILGHVWRGLFGTTAMGLTFAGLALLPLPEVTAIGYATPMFTVLFAAMFLGERVRLFRLSAVALGLVGVMIVLAPRLSFDQSYSTAATMGALMVLGASVLRALVQIHVRRLVQTDSTSAIVFYFSLTATVVSLLSLPVGWLFPTPSLAWTIPAPSVFALIIGAGLIGGVAQIMVTSSYRFGTASMLAPFDYSSMIFATLIGWLVFSEVPTATILIGAALVIAGGVLIIWRERQLGLDRSKSKPSIAPAGTPN